In one Rutidosis leptorrhynchoides isolate AG116_Rl617_1_P2 chromosome 8, CSIRO_AGI_Rlap_v1, whole genome shotgun sequence genomic region, the following are encoded:
- the LOC139863220 gene encoding uncharacterized protein has protein sequence MEGLQAAINDATNASLYSGVRIGGNQSSIRINHCLFADDVLFVGEWNDTNACNLLSILGCFFSVSGLKINLSKSLVYGVGVDSLEIMASMLGCSPGSMPFKFLGLPVGQNMHRSEGWEYIIDKWRLIQNPYDRGGLSVSCLKSLNLALLYKWRWRFTTNKDSSWAKVISAIHGPSNNSHTPCSPNASGSWACIHNCIHNIHNRNIILAESLRCKLGNGSHIDFWHDPWLDFVPLKTRYHRLFALENMKIGTVASHFSLNGWH, from the exons ATGGAAGGTCTTCAAGCGGCCATTAATGATGCTACAAATGCTTCGTTATATTCGGGTGTGAGAATTGGTGGTAACCAAAGTAGCATTCGGATCAACCATTGTCTATTTGCGGATGATGTTCTTTTTGTAGGGGAATGGAATGACACTAACGCTTGTAACCTTTTATCTATTCTTGGATGTTTTTTTTCAGTTTCAGGCTTGAAGATAAATTTGAGCAAGTCTTTGGTTTATGGTGTGGGAGTCGATTCCTTGGAAATCATGGCTTCAATGTTGGGTTGCTCGCCTGGTTCAATGCCATTTAAATTTTTAGGATTACCCGTCGGCCAAAACATGCACCGTAgtgaaggatgggaatatattatTGACAAG TGGCGTCTAATTCAAAACCCTTATGATCGAGGCGGATTATCAGTCTCATGTCTCAAATCGTTAAACCTTGCTCTTCTTTATAAGTGGAGATGGAGGTTTACTACTAATAAAGATTCAAGTTGGGCCAAAGTCATTTCAGCGATCCATGGGCCAAGTAATAACAGTCACACGCCTTGTTCTCCTAATGCTTCAGGTTCTTGGGCATGCATTCACAATTGCATTCATAATATTCACAACAGAAACATTATTCTGGCTGAGAGCCTTCGCTGCAAATTGGGTAATGGCTCTCATATTGATTTTTGGCATGATCCTTGGCTCGATTTCGTCCCTCTTAAAACTCGTTACCATCGTTTGTTTGCTCTTGAGAATATGAAAATTGGTACTGTTGCATCTCACTTCTCTTTAAATGGTTGGCATTAG